The Magnolia sinica isolate HGM2019 chromosome 10, MsV1, whole genome shotgun sequence genome includes a window with the following:
- the LOC131257768 gene encoding putative disease resistance RPP13-like protein 3 isoform X2, which produces MVAVEAVVLQLLVKLADPLIKEVISLYEVDDKVELIVTQFTQMQCFLKDADDKQEGDERVKNWVLNVTDAAYVAEDLIDTFIFKVAPLKRTGFVGCITRYACIFCELKARYKLSSEIERINNKIRVISESRSTFGIQNIGQEAGTSSAGPSLQEWRLTSPLDQEPDFVGFEKELEFLVERLTKGESRRCVVSVVGMGGLGKTTLTKKVYNDTRVKARFHFRAWICLSQEYDVKDILKKIIDCCMVLSEEESKKVEKMDVFELRHKISEYLKGKIYLVVVDDIWTNEAWDAIKGAFPLNDTLPDVENGSRVMITTRNKVVALHADAQSLPYELLTLGKDESWNLFCRKAFPGQGNVCPENLEQFGRKIVEECCGLPLAIVVIGGLLSTKEEWEWENVRESITWQINEGQDKISKILSLSFRDLPYQLKPCFLYLGIFPEDYEFRAKKLIQLWAAEGFLQQRGNETAEKVGQDFLNELIQRSIIQLAKRSSNGGIKSCRIHDLLRDLSISKAKEGMFLQVHHGNSNTLASRARRLVIHHNAFLSFGNDRTRLLGLSKVVGAPSFISSHVT; this is translated from the exons ATGGTCGCTGTTGAGGCTGTTGTTTTGCAACTTCTCGTAAAACTCGCTGATCCCCTCATTAAGGAAGTCATTTCCTTATATGAGGTTGACGACAAAGTCGAATTGATTGTCACACAATTTACGCAGATGCAATGCTTCTTGAAAGACGCAGACGACAAACAAGAAGGAGATGAAAGAGTGAAGAACTGGGTGCTGAACGTGACAGATGCTGCCTATGTTGCTGAGGACCTCATCGACACCTTTATCTTCAAGGTAGCACCCTTGAAGCGAACAGGATTTGTGGGCTGCATTACAAGGTACGCTTGCATCTTCTGTGAGTTGAAAGCTCGCTATAAGTTGAGCTCGGAGATCGAACGGATAAACAATAAGATCCGTGTTATCTCCGAAAGTAGGTCGACTTTTGGAATTCAAAATATAGGCCAGGAAGCAGGGACAAGCTCCGCTGGTCCAAGCCTCCAAGAATGGAGGCTCACTTCTCCTCTTGATCAAGAACCAGATTTTGttggttttgagaaagaattggaGTTCTTGGTGGAGCGACTGACTAAGGGGGAGTCACGCCGTTGTGTTGTTTCTGTAGTTGGAATGGGTGGTCTCGGTAAGACCACTCTTACCAAGAAAGTTTATAACGACACTCGTGTTAAAGCACGTTTTCACTTTCGCGCATGGATTTGTCTATCGCAAGAGTATGATGTGAAAGATATTCTTAAGAAGATCATAGATTGCTGCATGGTGCTCTCAGAAGAGGAGTCCAAGAAAGTGGAGAAAATGGATGTCTTCGAGCTGAGGCATAAAATTTCAGAATATTTGAAAGGGAAGATATacctggtggtagtagatgataTATGGACGAACGAAGCATGGGATGCTATCAAGGGTGCTTTCCCCCTAAATGATACTCTCCCTGATGTGGAAAATGGAAGTAGGGTCATGATCACCACACGCAACAAAGTTGTAGCTTTACATGCAGATGCACAAAGCCTGCCGTATGAGTTGCTAACTTTAGGAAAAGATGAGAGCTGGAATTTGTTTTGCAGGAAAGCATTCCCAGGACAAGGTAATGTTTGCCCTGAGAATTTGGAGCAGTTTGGAAGAAAGATTGTGGAAGAGTGCTGTGGTCTACCTCTTGCGATCGTAGTCATCGGAGGGCTCTTATCAACGAAAGAAGAATgggagtgggagaatgtaagGGAGAGTATTACCTGGCAAATCAACGAGGGACAAGACAAAATCTCTAAAATATTATCTTTGAGTTTTAGAGATCTGCCCTATCAGTTGAAACCATGTTTTCTCTACTTGGGAATTTTTCCCGAAGACTATGAGTTCCGTGCTAAGAAACTGATTCAATTGTGGGCCGCAGAAGGGTTTCTGCAACAGAGAGGGAATGAAACAGCAGAGAAGGTAGGACAAGATTTTCTAAATGAGTTGATTCAACGAAGTATAATTCAACTTGCTAAAAGAAGTTCAAACGGGGGTATTAAAAGTTGCCGTATTCACGATCTTCTGCGAGATCTCTCCATATCAAAAGCCAAGGAAGGTATGTTTCTCCAAGTTCACCATGGGAATTCAAACACTCTAGCCTCTAGAGCCCGCCGACTTGTAATTCACCATAATGCCTTCC TCTCTTTTGGTAACGACAGAACTAGGTTACTTGGACTTTCCAAAGTCGTCGGTGCGCCCTCTTTCATCTCTTCCCACGTTACGTAA
- the LOC131257768 gene encoding putative disease resistance protein At1g50180 isoform X1: protein MVAVEAVVLQLLVKLADPLIKEVISLYEVDDKVELIVTQFTQMQCFLKDADDKQEGDERVKNWVLNVTDAAYVAEDLIDTFIFKVAPLKRTGFVGCITRYACIFCELKARYKLSSEIERINNKIRVISESRSTFGIQNIGQEAGTSSAGPSLQEWRLTSPLDQEPDFVGFEKELEFLVERLTKGESRRCVVSVVGMGGLGKTTLTKKVYNDTRVKARFHFRAWICLSQEYDVKDILKKIIDCCMVLSEEESKKVEKMDVFELRHKISEYLKGKIYLVVVDDIWTNEAWDAIKGAFPLNDTLPDVENGSRVMITTRNKVVALHADAQSLPYELLTLGKDESWNLFCRKAFPGQGNVCPENLEQFGRKIVEECCGLPLAIVVIGGLLSTKEEWEWENVRESITWQINEGQDKISKILSLSFRDLPYQLKPCFLYLGIFPEDYEFRAKKLIQLWAAEGFLQQRGNETAEKVGQDFLNELIQRSIIQLAKRSSNGGIKSCRIHDLLRDLSISKAKEGMFLQVHHGNSNTLASRARRLVIHHNAFRESTSLSSSTPHFRSVLIHMQGNDKLRSKQVKLLYKGFKLLRVLDLHNVKIHELSSEIGALIHLKYLGCTNTYLSSLPSSIGKLLNLQTLVVTSYGNVNIPRQIEKMEQLRHFQVMHPSGGGYYGSWGVIQGRPRLNQMCNLHTLTRVKAGEWMHGCLESLTHLRKLGIRLDYGMSHVYGAVLFESIRKLKCLQSLLVTTELGYLDFPKSSVRPLSSLPTLRKLVLEGMLPHLPEPSEFLTNLTKLTLRRSNLVQDPLATLEKLENLRVLRLLEDSYGGVELACTSKGFPRLESLHLEELRTLTWWTVEEGALPSLLHLQINSCHQLTMLPEGLQHVTTLKKLELLNVLPAFNERLREDEGEDWNKIRHILSIDIR, encoded by the coding sequence ATGGTCGCTGTTGAGGCTGTTGTTTTGCAACTTCTCGTAAAACTCGCTGATCCCCTCATTAAGGAAGTCATTTCCTTATATGAGGTTGACGACAAAGTCGAATTGATTGTCACACAATTTACGCAGATGCAATGCTTCTTGAAAGACGCAGACGACAAACAAGAAGGAGATGAAAGAGTGAAGAACTGGGTGCTGAACGTGACAGATGCTGCCTATGTTGCTGAGGACCTCATCGACACCTTTATCTTCAAGGTAGCACCCTTGAAGCGAACAGGATTTGTGGGCTGCATTACAAGGTACGCTTGCATCTTCTGTGAGTTGAAAGCTCGCTATAAGTTGAGCTCGGAGATCGAACGGATAAACAATAAGATCCGTGTTATCTCCGAAAGTAGGTCGACTTTTGGAATTCAAAATATAGGCCAGGAAGCAGGGACAAGCTCCGCTGGTCCAAGCCTCCAAGAATGGAGGCTCACTTCTCCTCTTGATCAAGAACCAGATTTTGttggttttgagaaagaattggaGTTCTTGGTGGAGCGACTGACTAAGGGGGAGTCACGCCGTTGTGTTGTTTCTGTAGTTGGAATGGGTGGTCTCGGTAAGACCACTCTTACCAAGAAAGTTTATAACGACACTCGTGTTAAAGCACGTTTTCACTTTCGCGCATGGATTTGTCTATCGCAAGAGTATGATGTGAAAGATATTCTTAAGAAGATCATAGATTGCTGCATGGTGCTCTCAGAAGAGGAGTCCAAGAAAGTGGAGAAAATGGATGTCTTCGAGCTGAGGCATAAAATTTCAGAATATTTGAAAGGGAAGATATacctggtggtagtagatgataTATGGACGAACGAAGCATGGGATGCTATCAAGGGTGCTTTCCCCCTAAATGATACTCTCCCTGATGTGGAAAATGGAAGTAGGGTCATGATCACCACACGCAACAAAGTTGTAGCTTTACATGCAGATGCACAAAGCCTGCCGTATGAGTTGCTAACTTTAGGAAAAGATGAGAGCTGGAATTTGTTTTGCAGGAAAGCATTCCCAGGACAAGGTAATGTTTGCCCTGAGAATTTGGAGCAGTTTGGAAGAAAGATTGTGGAAGAGTGCTGTGGTCTACCTCTTGCGATCGTAGTCATCGGAGGGCTCTTATCAACGAAAGAAGAATgggagtgggagaatgtaagGGAGAGTATTACCTGGCAAATCAACGAGGGACAAGACAAAATCTCTAAAATATTATCTTTGAGTTTTAGAGATCTGCCCTATCAGTTGAAACCATGTTTTCTCTACTTGGGAATTTTTCCCGAAGACTATGAGTTCCGTGCTAAGAAACTGATTCAATTGTGGGCCGCAGAAGGGTTTCTGCAACAGAGAGGGAATGAAACAGCAGAGAAGGTAGGACAAGATTTTCTAAATGAGTTGATTCAACGAAGTATAATTCAACTTGCTAAAAGAAGTTCAAACGGGGGTATTAAAAGTTGCCGTATTCACGATCTTCTGCGAGATCTCTCCATATCAAAAGCCAAGGAAGGTATGTTTCTCCAAGTTCACCATGGGAATTCAAACACTCTAGCCTCTAGAGCCCGCCGACTTGTAATTCACCATAATGCCTTCCGTGAGTCCACTTCCCTAAGTTCTTCTACTCCACACTTTCGATCTGTGTTAATCCATATGCAAGGTAATGATAAACTCAGAAGTAAACAAGTGAAGCTTCTTTACAAAGGCTTTAAATTGCTCAGGGTATTAGATCTCCACAATGTAAAAATACATGAGCTATCGAGTGAGATAGGTGCACTGATTCACTTGAAATACCTCGGGTGTACCAATACTTATTTGTCAAGTCTCCCATCATCGATAGGCAAACTTCTCAATTTACAAACACTAGTTGTAACATCTTATGGCAACGTCAACATACCCCGCCAAATTGAGAAGATGGAACAGTTAAGACATTTCCAAGTTATGCACCCAAGTGGAGGGGGTTATTACGGTAGTTGGGGTGTTATACAAGGTCGTCCACGGCTCAACCAGATGTGTAACCTCCATACTCTAACAAGGGTAAAGGCTGGCGAATGGATGCACGGTTGCCTGGAAAGTCTTACGCATCTTAGAAAATTAGGAATACGTTTAGATTATGGAATGTCCCACGTGTATGGTGCGGTATTGTTCGAATCCATTCGCAAATTGAAATGCCTCCAGTCTCTTTTGGTAACGACAGAACTAGGTTACTTGGACTTTCCAAAGTCGTCGGTGCGCCCTCTTTCATCTCTTCCCACGTTACGTAAGTTGGTTTTGGAAGGAATGTTACCACACTTACCCGAGCCTAGTGAATTCCTAACAAACCTCACCAAGCTTACCTTGAGACGGTCCAATTTAGTGCAAGATCCACTGGCGACGTTGGAGAAGCTGGAAAACCTTCGCGTTCTCAGATTGCTGGAAGACTCGTACGGGGGAGTGGAGCTGGCTTGTACTTCAAAAGGGTTTCCTCGACTCGAATCCTTACATCTTGAAGAGTTACGAACGTTAACGTGGTGGACAGTGGAGGAAGGAGCTCTGCCAAGTCTTTTACATCTACAGATCAATTCGTGCCATCAGTTGACGATGCTTCCGGAAGGACTGCAGCACGTGACTACCCTCAAGAAACTGGAGTTGCTGAACGTGCTTCCTGCATTCAATGAAAGGCTTCGAGAAGACGAGGGAGAGGATTGGAATAAGATTCGTCACATACTCTCCATTGACATACGCTAA